A stretch of Oncorhynchus mykiss isolate Arlee chromosome 12, USDA_OmykA_1.1, whole genome shotgun sequence DNA encodes these proteins:
- the LOC110537642 gene encoding HMG box transcription factor BBX isoform X2, with the protein MKGGGRGKEPPVEVEVSGKRPKRKCLQWHPLLSKKALDFSEEEEEEDEEELEKPLLVRESRGPEVACGGPMEVEEDSSEQRARRPMNAFLLFCKRHRSLVRQEHPRLDNRGATKILADWWAVLEPKEKQKYTDMAKEYKDAFMKANPGYKWCPTTNKPVKSPCHTVSNARKKVWSFPSNSPKGCATAKKVPKTDSTPQLNFAMADPTKMGGLSMLLLAGEHALTAREISSSSSKSGATDVTKHPENSSLFQLAELSSSTLQPSLTDTAGKGKPLSRGDQAETWSGTSQQGKSDAPKINVKAPLFQLAEISSDSSQSTAPEGKQCSQSALFQLAEMCLASEAGKMETQDDTCAPHIKTETVVKEDTGGNITDFPLSSPPSSSTSSSSTPTNASPPLLSGQAASVKKKKKKKKKQEATAREPPKAVDKDKIPRPGSPKKTLKKRPSSESELESLLYTIEAVAKGAWGDAEEDIPKKKASTAVITIPREPSSPKKKSKAKRPLKAKEEDEMEEDKEDGSRTELPSTVETAANLASPKTEAEEASIGSSPAGTEKPTAPPSPPHKVEEKQREAEANAEGCGSRKSERSCKGALYKTLVSEGMLTSLRANVDRGKRGSFRSGSDEGGWTDETWAFSQMGPTNPKKLKKSKSKDETAPGLGKLEEEFEKKFNSLPQYSPLTFDKKSTIVTKKKKTDVSTAPEEQPSKPAKGPSSSQKKTLFHKIVSKYKQKKEKPNTVDKDIAMHSDSPMSDSAAKAKQTPAPCATATLSPEAMGTSASIPVGSQKRKARKSKITHLVRSADGRVSPAEEDKVRDLTPEQDDKPLQRETLCNETGCYSAPKQEEADRSSAPEVLPAFFSLSALAEVAAMENIHRGQRVIGDSQKEMAQTPVLISCADQ; encoded by the exons ATGAAAGGTGGAGGAAGGGGTAAGGAGCCtcctgtggaggtggaggtgagcGGCAAGCGGCCCAAGCGCAAGTGTCTACAATGGCACCCGCTACTCTCCAAGAAGGCCCTGGACTTctcggaggaggaagaggaggaggacgaagAAGAACTGGAGAAG CCATTGCTGGTCAGGGAGAGCCGGGGGCCGGAGGTGGCATGCGGGGGGcccatggaggtggaggaggactcTTCAGAGCAGCGGGCCCGCCGACCCATGAACGCCTTCCTGCTTTTCTGCAAGCGCCACCGTTCACTGGTGAGGCAGGAGCACCCTCGGCTGGACAACCGTGGTGCCAccaagatcctggctgactggtgggcTGTGCTGGAGCCCAAAGAGAAACAGAAGTACACGGACATGGCCAAGGAG TACAAGGATGCCTTCATGAAGGCTAACCCAGGCTACAAGTGGTGCCCCACCACTAACAAGCCAGTCAAGAGCCCCTGCCACACTGTCAGCAACGCACGCAAAAAAGTGTGGTCTTTCCCTTCCAACTCCCCTAAGGGCTGTGCCACTGCCAAGAAAGTGCCCAAGACTGACAGCACACCACAGCTTAATTTCGCCATGGCAG ATCCCACAAAGATGGGTGGCCTAAGCATGCTACTGTTGGCTGGGGAGCATGCCCTTACTGCCAGAGAG ATTTCATCCAGTTCTTCAAAGTCTGGAGCCACAGATGTCACTAAGCACCCTGAGAACTCCTCCCTATTCCAACTTGCTGAG CTCTCCTCCAGCACGCTTCAGCCCAGTTTAACGGACACAGCTGGCAAGGGGAAGCCCTTGAGTCGGGGGGACCAAGCAGAA ACGTGGTCTGGCACCTCACAACAGGGAAAATCTGACGCACCCAAGATCAACGTCAAGGCCCCTCTTTTTCAACTGGCAGAG ATCTCCTCTGATTCAAGCCAGTCGACTGCACCGGAGGGAAAGCAGTGTAGCCAGTCGGCTCTCTTCCAGCTCGCTGAG ATGTGTTTGGCCTCCGAGGCAGGGAAGATGGAGACACAGGACGATACCTGTGCCCCACACATCAAAACTGAGACGGTGGTCAAGGAGGACACTGGGGGCAACATCACCGattttcctctttcctctcccccatcttcctCCACTTCTTCCTCCTCCACGCCCACCAATGCCAGTCCCCCGCTGCTCAGCGGCCAAGCGGCCAGCgtcaaaaagaagaagaagaagaagaagaagcaagaAGCTACTGCCAGAGAGCCACCCAAAGCGGTGGACAAAGACAAGATCCCTCGTCCGGGCTCGCCCAAAAAGACCCTCAAAAAGCGACCATCGTCTGAGTCTGAGTTGGagagcctcctctacactatcgAGGCAGTGGCTAAAGGTGCCTGGGGCGACGCCGAGGAGGATATACCCAAGAAGAAGGCTAGCACCGCCGTCATTACCATTCCAAGAGAGCCCAGCTCACCCAAAAAGAAGTCCAAAGCCAAGAGGCCCCTGAAGGCTAAGGAAGAGGATGAGATGGAGGAGGACAAAGAGGATGGAAGTCGCACAGAGCTGCCATCGACAGTGGAGACGGCAGCGAATCTAGCAAGCCCCAAGACAGAGGCTGAGGAGGCCAGCATCGGCAGCAGCCCCGCAGGCACGGAGAAGCCCACTGCCCCTCCCAGCCCCCCGCACAAAGTCGAGGAGAAGCAGAGGGAAGCGGAGGCCAACGCTGAAGGGTGTGGCTCCAGGAAGTCTGAGAGAAGCTGCAAGGGGGCGCTGTACAAGACCCTGGTGTCGGAAGGGATGCTGACCTCACTGAGGGCCAACGTGGACAGAG GCAAAAGAGGCTCTTTTCGAAGTGGATCTGATGAAGGGGGCTGGACTGACGAGACCTGGGCTTTCTCACAGATGGGACCCACTAATCCCAAGAAGCTAAAGAAGTCAAAATCCAAAGACGAGACGGCGCCAGG TTTGGGGAAACTGGAGGAGGAGTTTGAGAAGAAGTTCAACAGCCTGCCGCAGTACAGCCCTCTGACGTTCGACAAGAAAAGCACCATCGTCAccaagaagaaaaaaacagaCGTTAGCACCGCACCGGAGGAACAACCTTCAAAACCTGCCAAGG GTCCATCTTCATCTCAGAAAAAGACTTTATTCCACAAGATTGTTAGCAAGTACAAGCAGAAAAAGGAGAAACCCAATACTGTGGACAAAG ACATAGCGATGCATAGTGACTCCCCCATGTCAGACTCTGCTGCCAAGGCCAAGCAGACCCCCGCCCCATGTGCCACCGCCACGCTTTCCCCAGAGGCCATGGGAACTAGCGCTAGCATACCGGTGGGCAGCCAGAAGAGGAAGGCTAGGAAGAGCAAAATAACCCACCTGGTGCGCTCGGCCGACGGCAGGGTGTCCCCAGCAGAGG AGGACAAAGTCAGGGACCTGACCCCGGAGCAGGACGACAAGCCATTACAACGAGAGACTTTATGCAACGAAACAGGGTGCTACAGTGCACCCAAGCAGGAGGAAGCAGATAGAAGCAGTGCACCCGAAGTCCTGCCCGCCTTCTTTAGCCTGTCTGCCCTTGCCGAGGTGGCAGCCATGGAGAACATTCACAG AGGCCAGCGTGTGATTGGCGACAGCCAGAAGGAAATGGCCCAGACccctgtcctcatctcctgcGCTGATCAATGA
- the LOC110537642 gene encoding HMG box transcription factor BBX isoform X1, whose protein sequence is MKGGGRGKEPPVEVEVSGKRPKRKCLQWHPLLSKKALDFSEEEEEEDEEELEKPLLVRESRGPEVACGGPMEVEEDSSEQRARRPMNAFLLFCKRHRSLVRQEHPRLDNRGATKILADWWAVLEPKEKQKYTDMAKEYKDAFMKANPGYKWCPTTNKPVKSPCHTVSNARKKVWSFPSNSPKGCATAKKVPKTDSTPQLNFAMADPTKMGGLSMLLLAGEHALTAREISSSSSKSGATDVTKHPENSSLFQLAELSSSTLQPSLTDTAGKGKPLSRGDQAETWSGTSQQGKSDAPKINVKAPLFQLAEQISSDSSQSTAPEGKQCSQSALFQLAEMCLASEAGKMETQDDTCAPHIKTETVVKEDTGGNITDFPLSSPPSSSTSSSSTPTNASPPLLSGQAASVKKKKKKKKKQEATAREPPKAVDKDKIPRPGSPKKTLKKRPSSESELESLLYTIEAVAKGAWGDAEEDIPKKKASTAVITIPREPSSPKKKSKAKRPLKAKEEDEMEEDKEDGSRTELPSTVETAANLASPKTEAEEASIGSSPAGTEKPTAPPSPPHKVEEKQREAEANAEGCGSRKSERSCKGALYKTLVSEGMLTSLRANVDRGKRGSFRSGSDEGGWTDETWAFSQMGPTNPKKLKKSKSKDETAPGLGKLEEEFEKKFNSLPQYSPLTFDKKSTIVTKKKKTDVSTAPEEQPSKPAKGPSSSQKKTLFHKIVSKYKQKKEKPNTVDKDIAMHSDSPMSDSAAKAKQTPAPCATATLSPEAMGTSASIPVGSQKRKARKSKITHLVRSADGRVSPAEEDKVRDLTPEQDDKPLQRETLCNETGCYSAPKQEEADRSSAPEVLPAFFSLSALAEVAAMENIHRGQRVIGDSQKEMAQTPVLISCADQ, encoded by the exons ATGAAAGGTGGAGGAAGGGGTAAGGAGCCtcctgtggaggtggaggtgagcGGCAAGCGGCCCAAGCGCAAGTGTCTACAATGGCACCCGCTACTCTCCAAGAAGGCCCTGGACTTctcggaggaggaagaggaggaggacgaagAAGAACTGGAGAAG CCATTGCTGGTCAGGGAGAGCCGGGGGCCGGAGGTGGCATGCGGGGGGcccatggaggtggaggaggactcTTCAGAGCAGCGGGCCCGCCGACCCATGAACGCCTTCCTGCTTTTCTGCAAGCGCCACCGTTCACTGGTGAGGCAGGAGCACCCTCGGCTGGACAACCGTGGTGCCAccaagatcctggctgactggtgggcTGTGCTGGAGCCCAAAGAGAAACAGAAGTACACGGACATGGCCAAGGAG TACAAGGATGCCTTCATGAAGGCTAACCCAGGCTACAAGTGGTGCCCCACCACTAACAAGCCAGTCAAGAGCCCCTGCCACACTGTCAGCAACGCACGCAAAAAAGTGTGGTCTTTCCCTTCCAACTCCCCTAAGGGCTGTGCCACTGCCAAGAAAGTGCCCAAGACTGACAGCACACCACAGCTTAATTTCGCCATGGCAG ATCCCACAAAGATGGGTGGCCTAAGCATGCTACTGTTGGCTGGGGAGCATGCCCTTACTGCCAGAGAG ATTTCATCCAGTTCTTCAAAGTCTGGAGCCACAGATGTCACTAAGCACCCTGAGAACTCCTCCCTATTCCAACTTGCTGAG CTCTCCTCCAGCACGCTTCAGCCCAGTTTAACGGACACAGCTGGCAAGGGGAAGCCCTTGAGTCGGGGGGACCAAGCAGAA ACGTGGTCTGGCACCTCACAACAGGGAAAATCTGACGCACCCAAGATCAACGTCAAGGCCCCTCTTTTTCAACTGGCAGAG CAGATCTCCTCTGATTCAAGCCAGTCGACTGCACCGGAGGGAAAGCAGTGTAGCCAGTCGGCTCTCTTCCAGCTCGCTGAG ATGTGTTTGGCCTCCGAGGCAGGGAAGATGGAGACACAGGACGATACCTGTGCCCCACACATCAAAACTGAGACGGTGGTCAAGGAGGACACTGGGGGCAACATCACCGattttcctctttcctctcccccatcttcctCCACTTCTTCCTCCTCCACGCCCACCAATGCCAGTCCCCCGCTGCTCAGCGGCCAAGCGGCCAGCgtcaaaaagaagaagaagaagaagaagaagcaagaAGCTACTGCCAGAGAGCCACCCAAAGCGGTGGACAAAGACAAGATCCCTCGTCCGGGCTCGCCCAAAAAGACCCTCAAAAAGCGACCATCGTCTGAGTCTGAGTTGGagagcctcctctacactatcgAGGCAGTGGCTAAAGGTGCCTGGGGCGACGCCGAGGAGGATATACCCAAGAAGAAGGCTAGCACCGCCGTCATTACCATTCCAAGAGAGCCCAGCTCACCCAAAAAGAAGTCCAAAGCCAAGAGGCCCCTGAAGGCTAAGGAAGAGGATGAGATGGAGGAGGACAAAGAGGATGGAAGTCGCACAGAGCTGCCATCGACAGTGGAGACGGCAGCGAATCTAGCAAGCCCCAAGACAGAGGCTGAGGAGGCCAGCATCGGCAGCAGCCCCGCAGGCACGGAGAAGCCCACTGCCCCTCCCAGCCCCCCGCACAAAGTCGAGGAGAAGCAGAGGGAAGCGGAGGCCAACGCTGAAGGGTGTGGCTCCAGGAAGTCTGAGAGAAGCTGCAAGGGGGCGCTGTACAAGACCCTGGTGTCGGAAGGGATGCTGACCTCACTGAGGGCCAACGTGGACAGAG GCAAAAGAGGCTCTTTTCGAAGTGGATCTGATGAAGGGGGCTGGACTGACGAGACCTGGGCTTTCTCACAGATGGGACCCACTAATCCCAAGAAGCTAAAGAAGTCAAAATCCAAAGACGAGACGGCGCCAGG TTTGGGGAAACTGGAGGAGGAGTTTGAGAAGAAGTTCAACAGCCTGCCGCAGTACAGCCCTCTGACGTTCGACAAGAAAAGCACCATCGTCAccaagaagaaaaaaacagaCGTTAGCACCGCACCGGAGGAACAACCTTCAAAACCTGCCAAGG GTCCATCTTCATCTCAGAAAAAGACTTTATTCCACAAGATTGTTAGCAAGTACAAGCAGAAAAAGGAGAAACCCAATACTGTGGACAAAG ACATAGCGATGCATAGTGACTCCCCCATGTCAGACTCTGCTGCCAAGGCCAAGCAGACCCCCGCCCCATGTGCCACCGCCACGCTTTCCCCAGAGGCCATGGGAACTAGCGCTAGCATACCGGTGGGCAGCCAGAAGAGGAAGGCTAGGAAGAGCAAAATAACCCACCTGGTGCGCTCGGCCGACGGCAGGGTGTCCCCAGCAGAGG AGGACAAAGTCAGGGACCTGACCCCGGAGCAGGACGACAAGCCATTACAACGAGAGACTTTATGCAACGAAACAGGGTGCTACAGTGCACCCAAGCAGGAGGAAGCAGATAGAAGCAGTGCACCCGAAGTCCTGCCCGCCTTCTTTAGCCTGTCTGCCCTTGCCGAGGTGGCAGCCATGGAGAACATTCACAG AGGCCAGCGTGTGATTGGCGACAGCCAGAAGGAAATGGCCCAGACccctgtcctcatctcctgcGCTGATCAATGA
- the LOC110537642 gene encoding HMG box transcription factor BBX isoform X4 — MKGGGRGKEPPVEVEVSGKRPKRKCLQWHPLLSKKALDFSEEEEEEDEEELEKPLLVRESRGPEVACGGPMEVEEDSSEQRARRPMNAFLLFCKRHRSLVRQEHPRLDNRGATKILADWWAVLEPKEKQKYTDMAKEYKDAFMKANPGYKWCPTTNKPVKSPCHTVSNARKKVWSFPSNSPKGCATAKKVPKTDSTPQLNFAMADPTKMGGLSMLLLAGEHALTAREISSSSSKSGATDVTKHPENSSLFQLAELSSSTLQPSLTDTAGKGKPLSRGDQAETWSGTSQQGKSDAPKINVKAPLFQLAEQISSDSSQSTAPEGKQCSQSALFQLAEMCLASEAGKMETQDDTCAPHIKTETVVKEDTGGNITDFPLSSPPSSSTSSSSTPTNASPPLLSGQAASVKKKKKKKKKQEATAREPPKAVDKDKIPRPGSPKKTLKKRPSSESELESLLYTIEAVAKGAWGDAEEDIPKKKASTAVITIPREPSSPKKKSKAKRPLKAKEEDEMEEDKEDGSRTELPSTVETAANLASPKTEAEEASIGSSPAGTEKPTAPPSPPHKVEEKQREAEANAEGCGSRKSERSCKGALYKTLVSEGMLTSLRANVDRGKRGSFRSGSDEGGWTDETWAFSQMGPTNPKKLKKSKSKDETAPGLGKLEEEFEKKFNSLPQYSPLTFDKKSTIVTKKKKTDVSTAPEEQPSKPAKDIAMHSDSPMSDSAAKAKQTPAPCATATLSPEAMGTSASIPVGSQKRKARKSKITHLVRSADGRVSPAEEDKVRDLTPEQDDKPLQRETLCNETGCYSAPKQEEADRSSAPEVLPAFFSLSALAEVAAMENIHRGQRVIGDSQKEMAQTPVLISCADQ, encoded by the exons ATGAAAGGTGGAGGAAGGGGTAAGGAGCCtcctgtggaggtggaggtgagcGGCAAGCGGCCCAAGCGCAAGTGTCTACAATGGCACCCGCTACTCTCCAAGAAGGCCCTGGACTTctcggaggaggaagaggaggaggacgaagAAGAACTGGAGAAG CCATTGCTGGTCAGGGAGAGCCGGGGGCCGGAGGTGGCATGCGGGGGGcccatggaggtggaggaggactcTTCAGAGCAGCGGGCCCGCCGACCCATGAACGCCTTCCTGCTTTTCTGCAAGCGCCACCGTTCACTGGTGAGGCAGGAGCACCCTCGGCTGGACAACCGTGGTGCCAccaagatcctggctgactggtgggcTGTGCTGGAGCCCAAAGAGAAACAGAAGTACACGGACATGGCCAAGGAG TACAAGGATGCCTTCATGAAGGCTAACCCAGGCTACAAGTGGTGCCCCACCACTAACAAGCCAGTCAAGAGCCCCTGCCACACTGTCAGCAACGCACGCAAAAAAGTGTGGTCTTTCCCTTCCAACTCCCCTAAGGGCTGTGCCACTGCCAAGAAAGTGCCCAAGACTGACAGCACACCACAGCTTAATTTCGCCATGGCAG ATCCCACAAAGATGGGTGGCCTAAGCATGCTACTGTTGGCTGGGGAGCATGCCCTTACTGCCAGAGAG ATTTCATCCAGTTCTTCAAAGTCTGGAGCCACAGATGTCACTAAGCACCCTGAGAACTCCTCCCTATTCCAACTTGCTGAG CTCTCCTCCAGCACGCTTCAGCCCAGTTTAACGGACACAGCTGGCAAGGGGAAGCCCTTGAGTCGGGGGGACCAAGCAGAA ACGTGGTCTGGCACCTCACAACAGGGAAAATCTGACGCACCCAAGATCAACGTCAAGGCCCCTCTTTTTCAACTGGCAGAG CAGATCTCCTCTGATTCAAGCCAGTCGACTGCACCGGAGGGAAAGCAGTGTAGCCAGTCGGCTCTCTTCCAGCTCGCTGAG ATGTGTTTGGCCTCCGAGGCAGGGAAGATGGAGACACAGGACGATACCTGTGCCCCACACATCAAAACTGAGACGGTGGTCAAGGAGGACACTGGGGGCAACATCACCGattttcctctttcctctcccccatcttcctCCACTTCTTCCTCCTCCACGCCCACCAATGCCAGTCCCCCGCTGCTCAGCGGCCAAGCGGCCAGCgtcaaaaagaagaagaagaagaagaagaagcaagaAGCTACTGCCAGAGAGCCACCCAAAGCGGTGGACAAAGACAAGATCCCTCGTCCGGGCTCGCCCAAAAAGACCCTCAAAAAGCGACCATCGTCTGAGTCTGAGTTGGagagcctcctctacactatcgAGGCAGTGGCTAAAGGTGCCTGGGGCGACGCCGAGGAGGATATACCCAAGAAGAAGGCTAGCACCGCCGTCATTACCATTCCAAGAGAGCCCAGCTCACCCAAAAAGAAGTCCAAAGCCAAGAGGCCCCTGAAGGCTAAGGAAGAGGATGAGATGGAGGAGGACAAAGAGGATGGAAGTCGCACAGAGCTGCCATCGACAGTGGAGACGGCAGCGAATCTAGCAAGCCCCAAGACAGAGGCTGAGGAGGCCAGCATCGGCAGCAGCCCCGCAGGCACGGAGAAGCCCACTGCCCCTCCCAGCCCCCCGCACAAAGTCGAGGAGAAGCAGAGGGAAGCGGAGGCCAACGCTGAAGGGTGTGGCTCCAGGAAGTCTGAGAGAAGCTGCAAGGGGGCGCTGTACAAGACCCTGGTGTCGGAAGGGATGCTGACCTCACTGAGGGCCAACGTGGACAGAG GCAAAAGAGGCTCTTTTCGAAGTGGATCTGATGAAGGGGGCTGGACTGACGAGACCTGGGCTTTCTCACAGATGGGACCCACTAATCCCAAGAAGCTAAAGAAGTCAAAATCCAAAGACGAGACGGCGCCAGG TTTGGGGAAACTGGAGGAGGAGTTTGAGAAGAAGTTCAACAGCCTGCCGCAGTACAGCCCTCTGACGTTCGACAAGAAAAGCACCATCGTCAccaagaagaaaaaaacagaCGTTAGCACCGCACCGGAGGAACAACCTTCAAAACCTGCCAAGG ACATAGCGATGCATAGTGACTCCCCCATGTCAGACTCTGCTGCCAAGGCCAAGCAGACCCCCGCCCCATGTGCCACCGCCACGCTTTCCCCAGAGGCCATGGGAACTAGCGCTAGCATACCGGTGGGCAGCCAGAAGAGGAAGGCTAGGAAGAGCAAAATAACCCACCTGGTGCGCTCGGCCGACGGCAGGGTGTCCCCAGCAGAGG AGGACAAAGTCAGGGACCTGACCCCGGAGCAGGACGACAAGCCATTACAACGAGAGACTTTATGCAACGAAACAGGGTGCTACAGTGCACCCAAGCAGGAGGAAGCAGATAGAAGCAGTGCACCCGAAGTCCTGCCCGCCTTCTTTAGCCTGTCTGCCCTTGCCGAGGTGGCAGCCATGGAGAACATTCACAG AGGCCAGCGTGTGATTGGCGACAGCCAGAAGGAAATGGCCCAGACccctgtcctcatctcctgcGCTGATCAATGA
- the LOC110537642 gene encoding HMG box transcription factor BBX isoform X3, whose product MKGGGRGKEPPVEVEVSGKRPKRKCLQWHPLLSKKALDFSEEEEEEDEEELEKPLLVRESRGPEVACGGPMEVEEDSSEQRARRPMNAFLLFCKRHRSLVRQEHPRLDNRGATKILADWWAVLEPKEKQKYTDMAKEYKDAFMKANPGYKWCPTTNKPVKSPCHTVSNARKKVWSFPSNSPKGCATAKKVPKTDSTPQLNFAMADPTKMGGLSMLLLAGEHALTAREISSSSSKSGATDVTKHPENSSLFQLAELSSSTLQPSLTDTAGKGKPLSRGDQAETWSGTSQQGKSDAPKINVKAPLFQLAEQISSDSSQSTAPEGKQCSQSALFQLAEMCLASEAGKMETQDDTCAPHIKTETVVKEDTGGNITDFPLSSPPSSSTSSSSTPTNASPPLLSGQAASVKKKKKKKKKQEATAREPPKAVDKDKIPRPGSPKKTLKKRPSSESELESLLYTIEAVAKGAWGDAEEDIPKKKASTAVITIPREPSSPKKKSKAKRPLKAKEEDEMEEDKEDGSRTELPSTVETAANLASPKTEAEEASIGSSPAGTEKPTAPPSPPHKVEEKQREAEANAEGCGSRKSERSCKGALYKTLVSEGMLTSLRANVDRGKRGSFRSGSDEGGWTDETWAFSQMGPTNPKKLKKSKSKDETAPGLGKLEEEFEKKFNSLPQYSPLTFDKKSTIVTKKKKTDVSTAPEEQPSKPAKGPSSSQKKTLFHKIVSKYKQKKEKPNTVDKDIAMHSDSPMSDSAAKAKQTPAPCATATLSPEAMGTSASIPVGSQKRKARKSKITHLVRSADGRVSPAEEDKVRDLTPEQDDKPLQRETLCNETGCYSAPKQEEADRSSAPEVLPAFFSLSALAEVAAMENIHR is encoded by the exons ATGAAAGGTGGAGGAAGGGGTAAGGAGCCtcctgtggaggtggaggtgagcGGCAAGCGGCCCAAGCGCAAGTGTCTACAATGGCACCCGCTACTCTCCAAGAAGGCCCTGGACTTctcggaggaggaagaggaggaggacgaagAAGAACTGGAGAAG CCATTGCTGGTCAGGGAGAGCCGGGGGCCGGAGGTGGCATGCGGGGGGcccatggaggtggaggaggactcTTCAGAGCAGCGGGCCCGCCGACCCATGAACGCCTTCCTGCTTTTCTGCAAGCGCCACCGTTCACTGGTGAGGCAGGAGCACCCTCGGCTGGACAACCGTGGTGCCAccaagatcctggctgactggtgggcTGTGCTGGAGCCCAAAGAGAAACAGAAGTACACGGACATGGCCAAGGAG TACAAGGATGCCTTCATGAAGGCTAACCCAGGCTACAAGTGGTGCCCCACCACTAACAAGCCAGTCAAGAGCCCCTGCCACACTGTCAGCAACGCACGCAAAAAAGTGTGGTCTTTCCCTTCCAACTCCCCTAAGGGCTGTGCCACTGCCAAGAAAGTGCCCAAGACTGACAGCACACCACAGCTTAATTTCGCCATGGCAG ATCCCACAAAGATGGGTGGCCTAAGCATGCTACTGTTGGCTGGGGAGCATGCCCTTACTGCCAGAGAG ATTTCATCCAGTTCTTCAAAGTCTGGAGCCACAGATGTCACTAAGCACCCTGAGAACTCCTCCCTATTCCAACTTGCTGAG CTCTCCTCCAGCACGCTTCAGCCCAGTTTAACGGACACAGCTGGCAAGGGGAAGCCCTTGAGTCGGGGGGACCAAGCAGAA ACGTGGTCTGGCACCTCACAACAGGGAAAATCTGACGCACCCAAGATCAACGTCAAGGCCCCTCTTTTTCAACTGGCAGAG CAGATCTCCTCTGATTCAAGCCAGTCGACTGCACCGGAGGGAAAGCAGTGTAGCCAGTCGGCTCTCTTCCAGCTCGCTGAG ATGTGTTTGGCCTCCGAGGCAGGGAAGATGGAGACACAGGACGATACCTGTGCCCCACACATCAAAACTGAGACGGTGGTCAAGGAGGACACTGGGGGCAACATCACCGattttcctctttcctctcccccatcttcctCCACTTCTTCCTCCTCCACGCCCACCAATGCCAGTCCCCCGCTGCTCAGCGGCCAAGCGGCCAGCgtcaaaaagaagaagaagaagaagaagaagcaagaAGCTACTGCCAGAGAGCCACCCAAAGCGGTGGACAAAGACAAGATCCCTCGTCCGGGCTCGCCCAAAAAGACCCTCAAAAAGCGACCATCGTCTGAGTCTGAGTTGGagagcctcctctacactatcgAGGCAGTGGCTAAAGGTGCCTGGGGCGACGCCGAGGAGGATATACCCAAGAAGAAGGCTAGCACCGCCGTCATTACCATTCCAAGAGAGCCCAGCTCACCCAAAAAGAAGTCCAAAGCCAAGAGGCCCCTGAAGGCTAAGGAAGAGGATGAGATGGAGGAGGACAAAGAGGATGGAAGTCGCACAGAGCTGCCATCGACAGTGGAGACGGCAGCGAATCTAGCAAGCCCCAAGACAGAGGCTGAGGAGGCCAGCATCGGCAGCAGCCCCGCAGGCACGGAGAAGCCCACTGCCCCTCCCAGCCCCCCGCACAAAGTCGAGGAGAAGCAGAGGGAAGCGGAGGCCAACGCTGAAGGGTGTGGCTCCAGGAAGTCTGAGAGAAGCTGCAAGGGGGCGCTGTACAAGACCCTGGTGTCGGAAGGGATGCTGACCTCACTGAGGGCCAACGTGGACAGAG GCAAAAGAGGCTCTTTTCGAAGTGGATCTGATGAAGGGGGCTGGACTGACGAGACCTGGGCTTTCTCACAGATGGGACCCACTAATCCCAAGAAGCTAAAGAAGTCAAAATCCAAAGACGAGACGGCGCCAGG TTTGGGGAAACTGGAGGAGGAGTTTGAGAAGAAGTTCAACAGCCTGCCGCAGTACAGCCCTCTGACGTTCGACAAGAAAAGCACCATCGTCAccaagaagaaaaaaacagaCGTTAGCACCGCACCGGAGGAACAACCTTCAAAACCTGCCAAGG GTCCATCTTCATCTCAGAAAAAGACTTTATTCCACAAGATTGTTAGCAAGTACAAGCAGAAAAAGGAGAAACCCAATACTGTGGACAAAG ACATAGCGATGCATAGTGACTCCCCCATGTCAGACTCTGCTGCCAAGGCCAAGCAGACCCCCGCCCCATGTGCCACCGCCACGCTTTCCCCAGAGGCCATGGGAACTAGCGCTAGCATACCGGTGGGCAGCCAGAAGAGGAAGGCTAGGAAGAGCAAAATAACCCACCTGGTGCGCTCGGCCGACGGCAGGGTGTCCCCAGCAGAGG AGGACAAAGTCAGGGACCTGACCCCGGAGCAGGACGACAAGCCATTACAACGAGAGACTTTATGCAACGAAACAGGGTGCTACAGTGCACCCAAGCAGGAGGAAGCAGATAGAAGCAGTGCACCCGAAGTCCTGCCCGCCTTCTTTAGCCTGTCTGCCCTTGCCGAGGTGGCAGCCATGGAGAACATTCACAG ATAA